One region of Synechococcus elongatus PCC 11801 genomic DNA includes:
- a CDS encoding c-type cytochrome, with protein sequence MNRLLRSLFTALCLLLCGLTIAPIPTQAAPATGAALFEAQCVGCHIGGGNIIRRGKTLQLKALQKNGYDTAEAIATIVSQGKNNMSAYSDRLSPEEIAAVSAYVLEQANAGWPRS encoded by the coding sequence ATGAACCGCTTGTTGCGATCGCTCTTCACGGCTCTCTGCCTGCTGCTCTGTGGGCTGACTATCGCCCCAATTCCCACTCAGGCTGCACCGGCAACTGGAGCAGCGCTGTTTGAGGCGCAGTGCGTCGGTTGCCACATTGGCGGCGGCAATATTATTCGCCGGGGCAAAACCCTACAACTCAAAGCCTTGCAAAAAAATGGTTACGACACTGCTGAAGCGATCGCGACGATTGTCAGCCAAGGCAAAAACAACATGTCCGCCTACAGCGATCGCCTCAGCCCCGAGGAAATTGCAGCAGTGTCAGCCTATGTGCTGGAACAAGCCAACGCGGGCTGGCCTCGGTCATAA
- the hypF gene encoding carbamoyltransferase HypF: protein MAGVITEITERWCLRLQGVVQGIGFRPFVWRLARELGLTGWVKNDATGAQIEVEGAIAQLQQFQKRLLAELPAAGRCDRIQQQRLNLQGDREFAIAVSSASAQVTAQLPPDRAPCPDCLRELWDPRDRRYRYPFLNCTVCGPRASIVRQLPYDRDRTTLATFLLCADCQREYDDPRDRRFHAQPIACPTCGPQLQLWDAAGQVLAERDQALTEAIAALQQGKILAVKGLGGFQLLVDARQTAAVQRLRDRKHRPHKPLALLVPDLEAAQQLCQMSAAEAELLQSPAAPIVLLRSLTSEPWLAAIAPDCRDLGLMLPATPLHHLISRDFGQPLVATSGNRSGEPLCWDEVEALESLKAIADLWLVHDRPIALPMDDSVARIIAGQIQVLRRARGYVLTPIAIATPAEPLLALGSWQKNTPAIAADGHLQLAPYVGDLESLAARDRRQQLIAHLQALTGLQPRAWVADAHPDAPLLTTTETRSGWRVQHHLAHVLAVAAEHQLQPPFLGLAWDGSGWGLDQTIWGSEALICSADRWQRWRHLQPWPLLGGDRAAKEPRRSALALFRQWQGDRCWEIPELTAAFSPTERSLLQTWLQRDRGLKTSSMGRLFEAIAWICGWQGEQSYEGQVATWLENQVAPEIEVDYPLTLTKTGIDWQSLLQAVWRDRQVGLPVAVISTRFHRSLVQLIVTLAQQAGLERVILSGGCFQNRFLLEGAIAALRAAGFQPYWPQQLPPNDGGIAAGQVCAVHWYGGSEHVLSGAGTTAQYSHAAG, encoded by the coding sequence ATGGCAGGGGTAATCACTGAAATAACGGAGCGTTGGTGCCTGCGACTGCAAGGTGTCGTGCAGGGCATTGGCTTTCGGCCGTTTGTTTGGCGTTTGGCCCGTGAGTTGGGGCTGACGGGCTGGGTCAAAAATGATGCGACTGGTGCACAGATTGAAGTCGAGGGAGCGATCGCCCAACTCCAGCAATTTCAGAAGCGTTTGCTAGCTGAACTCCCTGCGGCAGGTCGCTGCGATCGCATCCAGCAACAGCGACTAAATCTTCAAGGCGATCGCGAGTTTGCGATCGCGGTTTCATCAGCTTCTGCACAGGTCACTGCTCAACTGCCACCCGATCGCGCCCCTTGCCCGGACTGTCTGCGAGAGCTTTGGGACCCGCGCGATCGCCGCTATCGCTATCCATTCCTGAATTGCACGGTTTGTGGTCCCCGCGCCAGCATTGTTCGGCAGCTTCCCTACGATCGCGATCGCACGACGCTGGCAACCTTTCTGCTTTGTGCCGACTGTCAGCGTGAGTACGACGATCCGCGCGATCGCCGTTTTCATGCCCAGCCGATCGCCTGCCCAACCTGTGGCCCGCAGCTTCAGCTTTGGGATGCAGCAGGGCAAGTCTTGGCGGAACGTGATCAGGCTTTAACAGAGGCGATCGCGGCACTTCAACAAGGCAAAATTCTGGCCGTGAAAGGACTGGGTGGCTTTCAACTGCTGGTGGATGCCCGTCAGACTGCCGCTGTGCAGCGACTGCGCGATCGCAAACACCGGCCTCATAAGCCGCTGGCCTTGCTGGTGCCGGATCTAGAAGCTGCTCAGCAGCTCTGCCAAATGTCTGCTGCAGAAGCGGAACTTTTGCAGTCGCCCGCTGCGCCAATTGTTTTACTGCGATCGCTCACTTCCGAACCGTGGCTAGCCGCGATCGCCCCGGACTGTCGGGATCTGGGGCTGATGCTGCCGGCGACACCGCTCCATCATTTAATTAGTCGGGATTTTGGCCAGCCTTTGGTCGCTACCAGCGGCAATCGGAGCGGCGAACCGCTCTGCTGGGATGAAGTAGAAGCGCTAGAGAGTTTGAAGGCGATCGCGGATCTTTGGCTCGTCCACGATCGCCCGATCGCCCTACCGATGGATGATTCCGTTGCCCGGATCATCGCTGGCCAGATTCAAGTCCTGCGCCGAGCCCGAGGCTATGTTCTGACTCCGATTGCGATCGCGACACCTGCAGAACCGCTACTTGCCTTGGGAAGCTGGCAGAAAAATACGCCCGCGATCGCGGCGGATGGACATCTGCAACTCGCGCCCTACGTTGGTGATCTCGAAAGTTTGGCTGCTCGCGATCGCCGCCAGCAGCTCATCGCGCACTTACAAGCGCTGACGGGATTGCAGCCCAGAGCTTGGGTCGCTGATGCTCATCCGGATGCGCCGTTGCTGACAACAACAGAAACGCGATCGGGCTGGCGCGTTCAGCATCACTTGGCGCATGTCCTTGCCGTGGCTGCGGAACATCAATTACAACCACCGTTCCTCGGCTTGGCTTGGGACGGCAGCGGCTGGGGACTCGATCAAACCATTTGGGGCAGTGAAGCTTTGATTTGTTCGGCGGATCGCTGGCAACGCTGGAGGCATCTCCAACCGTGGCCGCTGCTCGGGGGCGATCGCGCAGCCAAAGAACCACGCCGGTCTGCTTTGGCTCTGTTCCGGCAATGGCAAGGCGATCGCTGCTGGGAAATTCCGGAACTGACTGCGGCGTTTAGTCCAACAGAACGATCGCTGTTGCAGACTTGGCTCCAGCGCGATCGCGGGCTGAAAACCTCCAGCATGGGGCGATTGTTTGAGGCGATCGCTTGGATTTGCGGTTGGCAGGGTGAGCAGAGTTATGAAGGGCAGGTGGCGACTTGGCTCGAAAATCAGGTCGCGCCGGAGATTGAGGTCGACTATCCGCTGACGCTGACTAAAACGGGTATTGACTGGCAATCGCTGCTGCAAGCCGTTTGGCGCGATCGCCAAGTAGGTCTGCCAGTTGCCGTGATCTCAACCCGCTTCCACCGCAGCTTGGTTCAGCTAATCGTGACTCTTGCCCAACAAGCGGGACTCGAACGAGTGATTTTGAGTGGCGGTTGTTTCCAGAATCGCTTTCTACTGGAAGGAGCGATCGCGGCTTTACGAGCCGCTGGATTCCAGCCTTACTGGCCGCAGCAGTTGCCGCCAAATGATGGAGGCATCGCCGCCGGTCAAGTTTGTGCTGTTCACTGGTATGGAGGATCGGAGCATGTGCTTAGCGGTGCCGGGACAACTGCTCAGTATTCACACGCAGCCGGATGA
- a CDS encoding uracil-DNA glycosylase, with protein MSEDQISLFDLGVAAEPVAVAPATVDRAAIPTSASVPIPAGTFSTVEELVEPCNACQRCGLGQTRTHAVVGRGNPQAKLMVIGEGPGENEDLQGLPFVGKAGQLLDRILAAVSLDSNRDVYIANIVKCRPPGNRKPTPEEMAACVPYLQEQVRLVQPQIILLAGATAVQGLLGDKRGITKIRGLWMEWQGIACMPVFHPAYLLRNPSKEQGSPKWLMWQDIQEVKRRLDELSATP; from the coding sequence ATGAGCGAGGATCAAATCAGTCTGTTCGACTTGGGGGTTGCAGCCGAACCTGTGGCCGTTGCCCCAGCCACGGTCGATCGCGCAGCAATTCCAACGAGCGCCAGTGTCCCGATTCCTGCAGGAACTTTTAGCACAGTTGAAGAACTGGTTGAGCCCTGTAACGCTTGCCAGCGCTGTGGGTTGGGTCAAACTCGCACCCATGCGGTGGTGGGGCGCGGCAATCCCCAAGCCAAGCTGATGGTGATCGGTGAAGGCCCCGGCGAGAACGAAGATCTACAGGGCTTACCGTTCGTCGGCAAAGCGGGACAACTGCTCGATCGCATTTTGGCGGCGGTCAGCCTCGACAGCAATCGTGATGTCTACATCGCCAACATCGTCAAATGTCGGCCACCTGGGAACCGCAAGCCCACGCCCGAAGAAATGGCTGCCTGTGTGCCCTACTTGCAAGAGCAAGTGCGGCTTGTCCAACCGCAGATCATCCTCTTGGCGGGTGCAACGGCAGTGCAAGGGCTGCTGGGTGACAAGCGAGGTATTACCAAAATTCGTGGCCTCTGGATGGAATGGCAAGGCATTGCCTGTATGCCCGTCTTCCACCCGGCCTATCTCCTGCGCAATCCGTCCAAGGAGCAAGGCAGCCCCAAATGGCTGATGTGGCAGGACATCCAAGAAGTCAAACGCCGCCTTGATGAATTGTCCGCAACCCCCTAA
- a CDS encoding ATP-binding protein, translating into MSIPQFALFGHGLPIGRASEAGRLQHCLEQDGDCLIAGVPRSGRTALVRAVTQSLGGYCLEVDCLRATNNQRFLALYLDAIATAFTAPLEREQLRDWAIEHRISLQDEPTAFKFELGSSSRERQLSTAILALPQALAERFEQRVVVMFRNFSHLQTWDRKGHWEAQLRGEIARQTQVCYALIATAAEPWAIASGLEIIALNPLSQTTIEQWLDQQFADLGYGFSPEALQAFWAATQGHPGETETLARRLWLLQPSLTIERSQVDAAVDLLLEDLALTFESLLLLLPTSQVRLLESLAIDPTSSPQAQQYIQKHQLSRGGGLQGALNSLMQKGLIYGPESGYQIALPLFGQWLRRRVS; encoded by the coding sequence ATGTCTATCCCCCAATTTGCCCTGTTTGGGCACGGCCTTCCCATTGGTCGCGCTAGTGAAGCGGGGCGCCTCCAGCACTGTCTGGAACAGGATGGTGATTGCTTAATTGCGGGCGTTCCGCGCAGCGGCCGCACTGCACTTGTGCGTGCCGTTACGCAGTCCCTTGGTGGCTACTGTCTCGAAGTCGATTGCCTGCGCGCCACCAACAATCAACGCTTTTTGGCGCTCTATTTGGATGCGATCGCCACAGCTTTTACGGCACCGCTGGAACGCGAGCAGCTCCGAGACTGGGCGATCGAGCATCGCATTAGCCTGCAAGACGAGCCAACCGCTTTCAAATTTGAGCTGGGGAGCAGTAGTCGTGAACGGCAACTCAGTACTGCCATTCTGGCCTTGCCACAGGCACTGGCTGAGCGCTTCGAACAGCGCGTCGTCGTGATGTTCCGCAATTTCAGCCATCTCCAGACTTGGGATCGGAAGGGGCATTGGGAGGCACAGCTCCGCGGTGAAATTGCTCGGCAGACGCAGGTTTGTTATGCCCTGATCGCGACTGCTGCTGAACCTTGGGCGATCGCCAGTGGCTTGGAAATCATTGCGCTCAATCCACTGAGTCAAACCACAATTGAGCAGTGGCTGGATCAGCAGTTTGCTGATTTGGGTTATGGCTTCAGTCCAGAAGCCCTGCAAGCTTTTTGGGCAGCCACCCAAGGCCATCCCGGTGAAACTGAAACCTTGGCGCGGCGACTCTGGCTGCTGCAACCTAGCTTGACCATCGAGCGATCGCAGGTTGATGCAGCGGTTGATCTCTTGCTGGAAGACTTGGCGTTGACCTTCGAGTCGCTGTTGCTGTTGTTGCCCACCAGTCAGGTGCGGCTATTAGAGAGTTTGGCGATCGACCCCACCTCTAGTCCACAGGCACAGCAGTATATCCAGAAGCACCAACTCTCTCGCGGTGGCGGCTTGCAAGGTGCCTTGAATAGCTTGATGCAGAAGGGGTTGATCTATGGTCCCGAGTCGGGCTACCAGATTGCGTTACCGCTGTTTGGGCAATGGCTGCGGCGACGAGTGAGTTAA
- the leuD gene encoding 3-isopropylmalate dehydratase small subunit yields MGSEILQVTGRAVPLVGNDIDTDRIIPARFLRSVTFDGLGANVFIDDRQQLQGEHPFDQAQYQGATVLVVNRNFGCGSSREHAPQAIAKWGIQAIIGESFAEIFFGNCLAMGVPCLTATAEDVAALQAAIAADPSAPVTVDIENLQVRCGDWSATVTLAEGPLQMLRSGQWDATGQLVANGEAIAQTAQNLPYVGWQAIAAS; encoded by the coding sequence ATGGGTAGCGAAATCCTGCAAGTAACGGGTCGAGCTGTGCCTTTGGTGGGCAATGATATCGACACCGATCGCATCATTCCAGCTCGCTTCCTGCGTAGTGTCACCTTCGACGGTTTAGGGGCCAACGTTTTCATCGACGATCGCCAGCAACTCCAAGGCGAGCATCCCTTTGACCAGGCCCAGTACCAAGGCGCGACTGTCTTGGTGGTTAACCGGAACTTTGGCTGTGGTTCCAGCCGTGAGCATGCGCCCCAAGCGATCGCCAAGTGGGGCATTCAGGCGATCATTGGCGAAAGTTTCGCGGAAATTTTCTTTGGCAACTGTCTGGCGATGGGCGTCCCCTGTCTGACCGCCACAGCGGAGGATGTGGCCGCACTGCAAGCCGCGATCGCTGCTGATCCGAGCGCGCCGGTCACGGTCGATATCGAAAACTTGCAAGTCCGCTGCGGTGATTGGTCTGCAACTGTGACCTTGGCCGAAGGCCCGCTGCAAATGCTGCGGAGTGGCCAGTGGGATGCCACGGGTCAACTGGTTGCCAATGGAGAAGCGATCGCGCAAACAGCGCAAAATTTGCCTTATGTGGGTTGGCAAGCGATCGCCGCTAGCTAA
- a CDS encoding cation-translocating P-type ATPase has translation MTDSASSPRLQASWHALPPEEVVTQLQTDAQAGLTAEQAAERLAELGPNELVEGDRRSNWQILRDQFANVMLLMLIAVALISAGLDIHQGLQTGSLPFPKDAIAIFTVVFLNAALGFFQERGAEKALQALRRYAAQQVQVVRSGQRLLVDASALVPGDLCLLEAGDRVPADGRLLEAVNLQTREASLTGEAEGVLKDASAQFPIETLLGDRDNCVFAGTDILQGRGLMFVTATGMATELGKIAAALQSVQTEPTPLQKRMTQLGQVLVSGSLILVGLVIGGGLWLAPPGLNFGDLVEVSLSMAVAVVPEGLPAVITVTLALGTQRMVRRQALIRRLPAVETLGSVTAICSDKTGTLTQNRMVVRQLALPSQAIAVSGNGYAPEGSFQTETGEVLSLADHELRSLLAAALLCSDAVLQQAERDWEILGDPTEGALVTAAAKAGFWRMALAADWPRVAELPFNADRKRMSVVVTNGQATLLGTEAPLVLISKGSPELLLPLCQSIRQGDRTLLLTNEHRAHIQATCDRWASQGLRLLGVAMRSLESTPKDVAAAEEDLIWLGLFGMQDPPRPQAQAAVEKCRAAGIRPLMITGDHPLTARAIAAELGIADLQSSVVTGRELETMSAAELSQSVREVSVYARVSPEHKLRIVQSLQQQGQIVAMTGDGVNDAPALKQADIGVAMGITGTDVSQEASDMVLLDDNFSTIVAAVEEGRVVYGNIRRFIRYILGSNVGEVLTIASAPLLGLSGVPLSPLQILWMNLVTDGVPALALAVEPGQPNTMRRPPHDPREGIFARGLGNYIVRIGIVLAIIAIALMIWAYQHCQIPVEGLSPDRWKTMVFTVLCLSQMGHAIAVRSKTELTLKIDPFSNPALLWSVLLTSGLQLLLVYWRPLQIFFGTQPISAIELLICLGFSSLVFVWIELEKLVISRWEAR, from the coding sequence ATGACTGACTCTGCCTCCAGTCCTCGTTTGCAAGCGTCTTGGCATGCCCTGCCCCCTGAAGAGGTGGTTACCCAGCTCCAGACCGATGCTCAGGCTGGCCTGACCGCTGAGCAAGCTGCGGAACGTCTGGCAGAGTTGGGACCCAATGAGTTGGTCGAAGGCGATCGCCGCAGCAACTGGCAGATTTTGCGCGATCAGTTTGCCAACGTCATGTTGCTGATGCTGATTGCAGTGGCGCTGATCTCGGCGGGACTGGATATTCATCAGGGCTTACAAACTGGCAGCCTGCCATTTCCTAAGGATGCGATCGCAATCTTCACCGTCGTCTTCCTGAATGCGGCGCTGGGCTTTTTCCAAGAACGAGGTGCAGAGAAAGCCTTGCAAGCTCTCCGTCGCTATGCCGCCCAGCAAGTGCAGGTCGTGCGATCGGGGCAGCGGCTATTGGTGGATGCCAGTGCTCTCGTTCCTGGCGACCTCTGTCTGTTGGAGGCGGGCGATCGCGTGCCAGCCGATGGCCGGTTGCTGGAAGCCGTCAACCTACAGACCCGTGAGGCCTCGCTGACCGGCGAAGCAGAAGGGGTTCTCAAAGACGCTAGTGCCCAGTTCCCGATTGAGACGTTGCTGGGCGATCGCGATAACTGTGTCTTTGCCGGAACGGATATTCTGCAAGGTCGCGGGCTAATGTTCGTGACCGCCACGGGCATGGCAACGGAGCTGGGCAAAATTGCGGCAGCACTGCAGTCGGTGCAAACTGAGCCAACGCCGCTGCAAAAGCGCATGACTCAGCTCGGGCAGGTCTTAGTCAGCGGTTCGCTGATTCTGGTGGGGCTGGTCATCGGTGGCGGTCTTTGGCTTGCACCGCCGGGACTCAACTTTGGGGACTTGGTCGAAGTCTCGCTGAGTATGGCGGTGGCAGTCGTCCCGGAAGGCCTACCCGCCGTGATTACAGTCACGCTGGCACTCGGCACGCAGCGGATGGTGCGGCGGCAGGCATTGATTCGCCGTTTACCAGCGGTGGAAACCCTCGGCAGTGTGACCGCCATTTGCTCCGATAAAACGGGGACGCTGACCCAGAACCGCATGGTGGTGCGGCAGTTAGCCTTGCCCTCGCAGGCGATCGCGGTCAGTGGCAACGGCTATGCCCCCGAAGGCAGCTTTCAGACCGAGACGGGAGAAGTCCTATCACTTGCGGATCACGAGTTGCGATCGCTCCTAGCTGCGGCTCTGCTCTGTAGCGATGCTGTCTTGCAGCAGGCGGAACGGGATTGGGAAATCCTTGGTGATCCGACGGAAGGGGCATTGGTGACGGCAGCTGCCAAGGCCGGATTTTGGCGAATGGCATTAGCTGCTGATTGGCCCCGCGTGGCGGAGCTGCCTTTCAATGCCGATCGCAAGCGGATGAGTGTGGTGGTGACCAACGGTCAAGCGACTCTCTTGGGAACTGAAGCGCCGCTCGTGCTGATCAGTAAGGGCTCGCCCGAATTATTGCTGCCTCTCTGCCAGTCGATTCGCCAAGGCGATCGCACTCTCCTGCTGACTAATGAACATCGAGCGCATATCCAAGCAACCTGCGATCGCTGGGCGAGCCAGGGATTGCGCCTATTGGGCGTGGCAATGCGATCGCTGGAATCTACGCCCAAGGATGTGGCGGCTGCCGAAGAGGATCTGATCTGGTTAGGACTGTTTGGGATGCAGGATCCACCTCGCCCCCAAGCCCAAGCCGCCGTCGAAAAATGTCGAGCTGCCGGCATCCGGCCGCTGATGATCACGGGCGATCATCCCCTTACCGCAAGGGCGATCGCGGCAGAACTGGGCATTGCTGACTTGCAATCATCTGTGGTGACAGGTCGAGAACTAGAAACGATGAGCGCAGCGGAACTGAGTCAATCGGTTCGAGAGGTCAGTGTCTACGCGCGGGTTTCTCCAGAACACAAGCTGCGCATTGTCCAGTCCTTGCAGCAACAAGGGCAGATCGTCGCCATGACCGGCGATGGCGTCAACGATGCGCCGGCACTCAAACAGGCAGATATCGGCGTGGCAATGGGCATTACGGGCACGGATGTCAGCCAAGAAGCCAGCGATATGGTGCTACTGGATGACAACTTTTCGACGATCGTGGCGGCGGTCGAAGAAGGCCGCGTTGTCTACGGCAACATCCGCCGCTTTATCCGCTACATCCTCGGCAGCAACGTTGGCGAAGTACTGACGATCGCCTCGGCACCTTTGCTAGGGCTGAGCGGCGTGCCACTGTCGCCACTACAAATTCTGTGGATGAACTTGGTTACCGATGGCGTGCCTGCTTTAGCTTTGGCCGTTGAACCCGGCCAACCCAACACGATGCGACGGCCACCGCATGATCCCCGTGAAGGTATTTTCGCGCGGGGGCTTGGCAATTACATTGTTCGTATCGGAATTGTGCTGGCGATCATCGCCATTGCACTGATGATCTGGGCCTATCAACATTGCCAAATTCCAGTCGAAGGACTCAGTCCCGATCGCTGGAAAACGATGGTTTTTACGGTGCTTTGCCTATCACAAATGGGGCACGCGATCGCGGTGCGATCGAAAACAGAACTGACGCTGAAAATTGATCCTTTTTCGAATCCTGCTCTGCTTTGGTCAGTGCTGTTGACGAGTGGATTACAGCTTCTTTTGGTCTACTGGCGACCGCTACAAATTTTCTTTGGAACACAACCCATCTCTGCGATAGAGCTACTGATCTGCCTAGGCTTTAGCAGCTTAGTCTTTGTTTGGATTGAACTAGAGAAACTCGTCATCAGTCGCTGGGAAGCTCGCTAG
- a CDS encoding HypC/HybG/HupF family hydrogenase formation chaperone gives MCLAVPGQLLSIHTQPDDLEGLFRSGRVSFGGAIREVSLACVPEAQVGDYVIVHAGFALTVLDAEEAERTLAATAAIASGS, from the coding sequence ATGTGCTTAGCGGTGCCGGGACAACTGCTCAGTATTCACACGCAGCCGGATGATCTGGAGGGGCTATTTCGCAGTGGGCGGGTCAGTTTTGGCGGCGCGATTCGCGAAGTCAGCTTGGCCTGTGTGCCTGAGGCTCAGGTAGGCGACTACGTGATTGTCCATGCGGGCTTTGCGCTCACGGTTTTGGATGCAGAAGAAGCCGAGCGAACTTTGGCGGCGACAGCTGCGATCGCCTCTGGGAGTTAA
- a CDS encoding VOC family protein: protein MLTLEMTLAVQNLVAMQAFYTALLGSDPQVVWGDRYAGFQIYGQRLGLFRPRTEERDRWRSAQGAWSLCLYVPDLEAACQTVLAAGGQIESAAIAETYGRECYARDPEGNRLLLCQGEPPVALPDP, encoded by the coding sequence ATGCTCACCCTTGAAATGACCTTAGCTGTTCAGAACCTTGTGGCGATGCAGGCGTTTTATACGGCGCTGTTGGGCAGCGATCCACAGGTGGTTTGGGGCGATCGCTATGCTGGCTTTCAAATTTATGGTCAGCGGTTGGGATTATTCCGGCCCCGCACCGAGGAGCGCGATCGCTGGCGATCGGCACAGGGGGCTTGGAGTCTCTGTCTCTATGTACCTGACTTGGAAGCGGCTTGTCAGACCGTGCTGGCAGCTGGTGGTCAAATCGAATCAGCGGCGATCGCGGAAACCTACGGTCGGGAATGTTACGCCCGAGATCCCGAGGGTAACCGCCTGCTGCTCTGTCAGGGTGAGCCACCGGTTGCCCTCCCAGATCCCTAG
- a CDS encoding pyridoxal phosphate-dependent aminotransferase has protein sequence MKLSERVGRVSPSLTLAIAAQAKAMKAEGLDVCSFSAGEPDFETPLHIRNAAAQALAEGKTRYGPAAGEPALREAIAQKLRGDNGLDYQASNVLVTNGGKQSLYNLMQVLLDPGDEVIIPAPYWLSYPEMVKLAGGVPVIVETLASDGFKLQPQQLAEAITPRTRLLVLNSPSNPTGMVYSRQELEAIAPIIEAHDFWVVSDEIYEKILYDGAEHHSIGSLSPACFDRTLISNGFAKAYSMTGWRVGYLAGPSELISAAASLQSHSTSNVCTFAQYGAIAALQGSQDCVAEMLAAFTKRRQLILEGLNQIAGLSCPVPEGAFYVFVDISKTGLDSMSYCRQLLEQHQVAAVPGIAFGDDCSIRLSYATDCQTIEKGLERLYQFQKSLLGVSV, from the coding sequence ATGAAACTATCCGAGCGTGTGGGGCGAGTGTCACCATCGTTGACTCTCGCGATCGCTGCCCAAGCTAAAGCAATGAAAGCTGAGGGCCTGGATGTCTGCAGCTTTAGCGCCGGTGAGCCTGACTTTGAAACGCCTCTGCATATCCGTAATGCGGCAGCCCAAGCCTTGGCGGAGGGTAAGACTCGTTATGGCCCAGCGGCTGGCGAACCTGCCCTGCGAGAGGCGATCGCTCAAAAACTTCGTGGTGACAACGGGCTCGATTACCAAGCCTCCAATGTCCTCGTGACCAATGGCGGTAAGCAGTCACTCTACAACCTGATGCAGGTGCTGCTCGATCCCGGTGATGAGGTGATTATCCCCGCGCCTTACTGGTTGAGCTATCCCGAAATGGTCAAGCTGGCGGGCGGTGTCCCCGTCATTGTCGAGACTCTAGCGAGCGACGGCTTTAAGCTCCAGCCGCAGCAATTGGCAGAAGCCATTACGCCTCGGACACGACTGCTAGTGCTGAATTCCCCCTCCAATCCCACGGGGATGGTTTATAGCCGGCAAGAGCTGGAAGCGATCGCGCCGATCATCGAAGCCCACGACTTTTGGGTCGTCTCCGATGAGATCTACGAAAAGATCCTCTATGACGGTGCCGAACACCACAGCATTGGCAGCTTGAGCCCAGCCTGCTTTGATCGGACCTTGATCAGCAACGGCTTCGCCAAAGCCTACTCGATGACGGGTTGGCGGGTTGGCTATCTGGCAGGACCCAGCGAACTGATCTCTGCTGCTGCCTCACTGCAAAGCCACAGCACCTCCAATGTCTGCACCTTTGCCCAGTACGGTGCGATCGCGGCCTTGCAGGGATCTCAGGACTGTGTGGCCGAAATGTTGGCTGCTTTTACTAAGCGTCGCCAGTTGATTTTAGAGGGCCTCAACCAGATTGCCGGCTTATCCTGCCCTGTCCCCGAAGGCGCGTTCTACGTCTTTGTGGATATCAGCAAAACTGGCCTCGACTCGATGAGCTATTGCCGTCAACTGCTAGAGCAGCATCAAGTTGCGGCTGTTCCCGGTATTGCCTTTGGCGACGATTGCAGTATCCGGCTCTCCTATGCCACCGACTGTCAGACGATTGAAAAGGGTCTGGAACGACTCTACCAGTTCCAAAAAAGCCTGCTTGGTGTCTCGGTTTAA
- a CDS encoding GDSL-type esterase/lipase family protein encodes MRPLVPQRWIAIGDSTVYGYGDPEGGGWVERLRRQWMRPDRPGPVLYNLGVRGDGVEQVQQRLQAEFRCRGELRRQQPDVILLSVGVNDSARIGSRQGRQMCPRDRFAEAIQALLQEARSLAPTLVIGMVPVCEAQMPFADCLWFNHEDQREYTAITQHACEELQLPYLDLFSRWWELGEGWWQSCLGPDGLHPNVSGYRAIYEEVQAWEPLQQLLSQPSLAAEIASVRTSVTHL; translated from the coding sequence ATGCGACCGCTTGTCCCGCAGCGTTGGATCGCGATCGGGGACAGCACGGTTTATGGCTACGGTGATCCCGAAGGGGGTGGCTGGGTGGAACGATTGCGCCGCCAGTGGATGCGCCCCGATCGCCCCGGCCCAGTGCTCTACAACCTCGGCGTCCGTGGTGATGGAGTCGAGCAAGTTCAGCAACGGCTGCAAGCCGAATTTCGCTGTCGGGGTGAACTGCGTCGCCAGCAACCGGATGTCATCCTGCTCTCGGTCGGCGTTAATGATTCCGCCCGCATCGGTTCCCGTCAGGGACGCCAAATGTGTCCGCGCGATCGCTTTGCGGAGGCAATCCAAGCCTTGCTGCAGGAAGCAAGATCGCTCGCGCCGACCCTCGTGATCGGCATGGTGCCAGTATGCGAAGCCCAGATGCCTTTTGCAGACTGCCTCTGGTTTAACCATGAGGATCAGCGGGAATACACCGCAATCACGCAGCATGCCTGTGAGGAGCTACAGCTCCCCTATCTCGACTTGTTCAGCCGCTGGTGGGAGCTGGGTGAGGGTTGGTGGCAGTCTTGCCTAGGTCCCGATGGGCTGCATCCCAACGTCAGTGGCTACCGCGCCATATACGAAGAGGTGCAAGCTTGGGAACCCTTACAGCAGTTGCTGAGCCAGCCGAGCTTGGCCGCTGAGATCGCCAGCGTCCGAACCAGCGTCACCCATTTGTGA